The following nucleotide sequence is from Apium graveolens cultivar Ventura chromosome 4, ASM990537v1, whole genome shotgun sequence.
aaacagaaatactttgagttgctcaaacaaaagaaaagggctttcattacacaagaaaatgatgGGCAGCaaatggtctggatgaggatgaggatgtcagctatgtcaatctagccctaatggccaagtctgatgaaacagagacaagttcttcaagtaatcaggtaatcaccactaacctggcacatttatctaaagatgagtgtaatgatgcaataaataacatgtctacagaattatatcatttgcgtgttacacttaagtctattactaaggaaaatgctaaaatcaaagaaaacaattaatttttaagtgagaggaataatgtgttagagtctcagttcattgaatttgaaaaattaagaattgagtgtaaaattgctaaggatgaattaactgagtccttaaagaaagaagagatcttgaagaagcagcttgaacgagaacaggaggtgattaaggtatggaaaatatctagagttgttcatgctcaaattaccaaagttcaaggtattgagtccttttgtgatgcagcctggaagaagaataaggagaagctggaatccaatttggttgaaggattgctaacagatgtagactcgacggatgatgagggtcatccgtcagataacaaaaagggttatccgtcgagtgatataaatcctcatccgtcgactgtgagcaaacctgtgagtaaagccaaacttgtcaagttaaatgagaaatatggatcagtttccaagaattttgttccaggagaatctagtcaagtgaagaagaaAAAGGCCAATGTTGgacatatgactgtcaagcaattgagtgacagactggaaaagattgaggttaaaacagagtctaaaaagaaaaataatagaaatggtaaagtaggaattaacaagcataacaactacacacctgataaacatgctcctagaaaaatctgtgtcaagtgtggtaatgtaaatcatttgtctgttaattgcaaaactgtcatacctacttccatatctgtgccacctcattttccaaacataaatgccatgtcttctatgcctatgaatgctatgtctatacagaatatgaatgcacaatttgctaatatgctatttgcacctaatccttattatgctgtatttagtatgccacaaatgctatttagcatgccttactggaataacatgtttactaacagcatgccatttcctgttaatcaaaatatgaatgataattctgttgtaatgaatggtttcaaaggttcaactcaaatgactaaggatgaatctaatatccccaagtcaaatgagataaagcctaagaaacagaaaaagaaagctaacaaggcaggacccaaggaaatttgggtaccaaaatcaacttgatttgattttaatgtgtgcagggaaacagaaagaatctatggtacttggatagtggttgttcaagacacatgactagtgattctaccctgctcacagagttcaaggagagagctggcccatgtattacttttggagatgacagtaagggttatactgtgggatatggcttgatttcaaaagacaattgttattcccagtggactaacaatgagatttatagaaggggggttgaatgtaaatctcaaaactttttcaagttttgagtagtttctaaggctaagtgttttagtgagctaatgtgtgtgaatggcttgaagctaatacagacagatatatattcaaacacaaatgtaaagaacacaaagaacttaaaaacttttctgatggatttgttgttccaccagagatgtgttatttcagaaaatctgtgattcaaagaattaaatcacagctgcttcctagtacaaactagatgattttctctctggatttttctaaacagctctggaaaattcacatctaattactagctgctacttggtttatatatcaccaagtttacaagttaagacaaaactgtaaaatacaattaaaaaggctcttcacatgtttcttcttcatttctctatccaatgcagtttaggcttagctgttaatctttgaatactttcttgtttgcaccagaatggaaatgctgcattttcttgattcctcctagaggcttccacattccagtttgtctctgtcaacccatgtgcctctgtcagcttatgaattgtcactatcaactgttaatgaactaagtatccgttgaagctttcatccgttgatgccttcatccgttgatgccttatccgttgaggctttatctgttgaagctttatccgttgatgcgttagcagttgaagtctttatccgttgaagcacttatccgttgatggatattatccgttgaagctttagagacatccgttgaagctttgtttcttatccgttgaaggtcttcaatattagttgatacttcttcacttatacaaaattacaaggcatgaaatatttacaattagccctcctatttgcatatccactagtagtcaacatgactgataatttcctacaacatctaagaattacaacttgaatccagagaatgaaatgtgctacaatactaaacttattgctaagtaaagctactccttcaacagatagccaagatggtcttatctgttgaggctacaaacactagatttctacttaagtgttttgtataacttatcatcaaactaatacacatattcctaacaatctccccctatttatgtctactagaactgtaggcataaatttgggtttagcttgatgataacaaaacacttgacaaatatattaactgtaataaagcaggaattcaaaagtgctgcaaaaatgtgtatgctgagatggaattgaagaattacattgtttccaagggtgctcctttagcctgagcagattaatttcttttcctttgatcccttgttttctttcctagcctcctgtcattctcctctatttgaagttgaagttgtctgtagaactcagcttcatcttcttcattgatgtccaacttagattgcatatccttgagagttttattactggcaatcttgagctgatcttcaagtctgaaaaatcttctgactcctttgttgtctctgaactccatcaaccaatgaggtgatttgtgaactgtaattcctctttcttgaatgagtaatgttctaggcaaggcattgggctcccaccaagttttcctatgttggcaatcttgttgagaatctcagtcttggcagtcctggtaaagccagaatccctttgtatggctgagtagactctaaccaaggtagagtagccttcattcagaatcctgtagagaggccaagttctttccccacttcctttgtatttgaacactagtctttctggtagctgtctgtaggcagctattccccttacttcctccagctcatccagatagagttcaatgtttgaaaattcttttatgtcacaaatgtgaacataatcatccttagaggcttgtggcttaggcttaggcttctgagtgaatttgattgaggttttagaaggtgttgatttgattcttcttttctgcttctttgatggtggagaagaggttaagaaggtgggcaatttgatggtgtcccaatcaattggttcctccttaggaatgattgtttcaccatgaatgtttatgaaggggtcaggcacaatgggttcaggaatagaaggtagtggtttggattttgattgggtttcttcagtctcatctaccatctttctctttgcattggccttctttctattccctttctgccattcctctctttccttacttctttcttccatatcattatcaaccatgtcccccataccttcatcttcacttttgtcttcaatttctttcttttcttcagcttgacttgactttagctatttttcaagctttgcttgtgctcttttgtcagcctttagctttttggcttctttcttcaaccttctggtttcttccctcttggctgttgagaatttgggatgtccttgcatcacacagatgctctttccctctctaaagataatagacatgttcctccttacaaccacatccatggtctctttgtgctttatgatacttccacccaaaaccttgtcttcatcaggctttggaagaggaaaatccacttctttcatctgagcaaggcttagaggattctttgtagagtccttattggatctgttgttgggtttgagaaccataggtttcagattcttggaagaaatctctccaaccttattcctccttactggcttgagctccataataattggttccacctttgtgctatgcttcacagattgtgatttagaagttgtagaaccaaaaatttgttgcatcttttcatcaattttcctcctttgctctttgacttgcaattcagttgctgctatctggattagatcaattccatcaagtttcctttgatttgaatagttggagaagtggtgatggcaggaactagcacttgagatatttgaactgttgttgatggctctccttccccttcccttttattctcccccttttgttatcatcaagggtaggggaTATTTGaactgctgctatctggattagtGTAAATGGCATATTACTTGGAGTTGCAGTAGTTGAGGTTGATTCTAAATGGTTTGAGTCGTACAAGACCTTCATAACCTCCAGATTTTAGGGTTTTTCTTCCTTTCAAACTAATTTGTCTATGTTAAAGAAATCAAATGACACTAATCTAATTTGTCCATGTGATATAAAAATTTAGAGAATATTACAATACAAAACTCTTCCTGTTTGGAAATTTCATTCTTGTCTTAGTTGCTGGCTGACATGtataataaacaaataaatattACTATAAGAGTCACATATCCAACAAACACAAGAACCAAAATAGAAGGCCTTGTTTGCAATCATCACTATAACTTGGAAACAAACTTCCAAACTTAATTGTCCTgctttaataaaaaaatattaatgaaaCTTCTTTAGCATTTGATTAAACCCCTTGATCAGAACAATTAAAGATAATCTGTATTATTCACTCCATTTCCTTGCAAAATTTTATAAACTTGAACTATGGAGGATCAAGTAGAGAAAGTTTATGTAGCCATTGGGAATGATCTTGAAGATGGTCTTGGGACTTTGGAGTGGTTACTAAGAAAATGGCCACCTTATTCATTACACATAGTTATAATCTATTCAGATCATAGTAATATGGGAAAAGATCATCATGTATTAACACCATGTAAGTTGTTTTCTCTTGCTTCAAATTTGTTTACATGCTGTTTTATTGGATTTTTTATAAAGAGTACATGTATGTTTTTGCAGTTGGTAAGTTACCCAAGAGTCTGCTAAATGATGAAAAACTTGATGGCCTAAGGAAGTTTGAGATGGACAAAACACTATCAAAGTACATAGCATATTGTGCCAAGGTTGTTATATCACACATGTTCCTACAAAATAATTACACATGAGGTTTTTGATGATAGCTAGTGGCTTATATGATCACAGGTAAAGAAGCTTGAGATTCTTAATATCGATAAGTATGATGAGCCCCTTCAAAACATCATTCTGGAATTGATTTCTGGTGTTCGTATAAGCAAATTGGTCATGGGATTTACTTTCTTGAAATCCTCGACATGGTATGCAACTTAATTGGTCTCTGTTGAATGTTTAAGGTAGATCAATTTTTTTATGGCCGGCTGATTAGTCCTCCTTTTCTTGCTCTTCAGGAGATCCAGGAATGAAATGACTGGACCGTTTTTCATTCAGCAGAAGAAGCCTGATTTTTGTGAGTTCTTTGTAATATATGGGGGGAGATCGGTTTTTTTGAGAGAGGAAGGTAATGAAGGATTTATAgaggatgatcaaggaaacttggtGGCTAAGGTTGGTAAGAGAAGTAGTTTCAAAGGCTGGTTTGGTAAGATGTTTCAGGACAATTCTGGTACTGGAAAAAGTGCTCCATGTTCACCTTCACAACTCACAACCATTGATTTGACTAATCAGTGGGAAAAGTATGTGGAAGAGATTGAAACCTATATTAATCAACTCTTGACATCAaatgaagatgaacaagatggtGAAGTCGCAAACGGTATCCTTTATAACAATCTCAAAGAGGATCAAGACATAAAAGAAACAATGGTAATTCAATACTgtattattattttcaaaattttcttctCTGTTGGTTTCTGTAGAAAAAAAACTCCTGTTATTGCCTTTTCGAAACAATTGATGTCCTGAATACAACTGTCAAAATCAGAGTGCTGAAGAAAAAGTGGAAGCAATGAAAATGAAACTAGGAAGAGCTCAGGAAGCAATAAAGCTGTATAGAGGAGAAGCCGGAATCAGTGTAGAAAGACAGAAAAAAGCTGAATGGGCTATTTCTTTATGTATACAACAGGTATTGGATGAACAATATATATCAATAATCTCGATTAGTTATAAGACGACTTTTTTACCTTCAGGCTGAAGAGCTAGAGGCTCGAGCAAAGAGGGAGCTGGTAAACAGAACCAAACAAATGAAAGATTTAGACGCGAGAAAAGAGGAGCTGCATGAGATCAGAACTGAAGTTGTAGAAAGGAAAAGGCAGCTCACCTCGAAACTAGGACTCCAGGTCAAGCTCTCAAATAAATTAACATCATCCGCTTCATCAATATCAAATCTAGAGGGCATACTACAAAATACAGCAACCAAAAACGCAGATGTTGTTCGAGAGATTGAAGTTCTTCGGAAACAAAGAGATATTATTCATCGCAGAATTGAGTTTTGTATAGAAAAAAATGCTGTTGCAAGTATGGATGACTTGAACTTTAACTACAAAGAATTTACACCCGAAGAAATCAGAGTGGCTACGGATAATTTCTCCCCACACTTTACATTGAAGAGTGGTGGTAAGTGCACAAATATGTACATGGGGCGCATCATTGCCACCACAGTGGCAATCAAGTCTATGTTGCACCTATCTATGGATGAAGAAACTTTTCGTACCAAGGTACATTATGACAATTATAAGTATGAGCCACAAGAGTCGGTAATATCTCTTTCATGTCACCATGGATTAGTCGAAAAAATAAGATGAAAGAGCTTACAGGATATCTGATGACTACTGTACCTAGTTCATTGCCTATTCACTATTATGTCTGTTATCAGCTCACACTTACTCTTCTATTGTCCTAGGTGAAACTGCTCTGTGAAGTTCGGCATCCTAATATTATCGCAGTGCTTGGAGTCTGCATGCAGCTACGATGCATTGTGTTTGAATACGTGTACAATGGCTGCCTAAGGGACACACTATTCTCCTCTTCAAGAAGCGGTAGTAAAACAAACCAGGGTCTAAATTGGCATGCTAGAATCTGCATAGCAGCTGAGATTTGCTCAGGTCTAGCCTTTCTTCACCAGGCCCAGCCAAGGTCCATCTTTCATGGCAACTTGGACCCCTCCAAAATCCTACTTGATCGCAACAATGTTGCTAAAATACAGAGTTCAGGGCTGGTATACTGCACTAATGAGTTTGACTTCAAGTCAGATATCCAGGCTTTGGGAAATCTGATACTGCAGCTTTTAACAGGGAGAAACTGGGCCGGGCTTGTTGACGAGGATACCATACTGACGGACCAATTGGCCTTGGTTGCTCTATTGGATGAAACCACGGGAGACTGGCCTCTGGATATAGCTACTGAACTAGGCAGAATAGCAGTAAGGTGTTTGTCATCCGACAACGAAAATTATGGGGCAGGGACAGCAATGGGAGAGCTAAATGAAGTGAGGAAATTGGCGGATGGTCTTCTGGAAAATGGAGGAGAATACGACAGGGCAACAACGGAGGAGTCTGGCACGATACCAAGTGCATTCATTTGCCCCATATATCAGGTGCACAATGCAGCTTCAGTATATTGCTAAGAAAGTTACAAAGCTGAGAATGTTGCACGTAAAAAATAATCGAAACCTACATATCAAAGCAATTGAATTTATCCAGATTCTTAAAGCTAGCTGTAATATTTTTGCAGGACATAATGAAGGAACCATACTTGGCAGCAGATGGGTTTTCGTACGAGCTAGAAGCTATACAAGAGTGGTTAGGGACCGGTCATGATACGTCTCCGATGACAAACTTGCAGCTCAAGCACAAGCACCTTACTCCTAATCACACTCTTCAGTTCCTAATCCAGGATTGGCATTGTAAAACTTCATTTCCTCCTGCATAAAATTTTATCATTTTATGAGAATAACTATTTTTCTGGATTGGTGTTTATGCTCTAACTAGAGGCAAATTATAGTCACAAATTTAAAGTTCTCACTTTCTAAACCTCTGAAAATTTTCATAAATGTTATACATAAGCTTTCTATAGCTCCGACAACTTTAAATTATGACTAACTAATTTAAGTGCCCGTTTGTgaaatttaaaaataagtaaCTTACAACTTAAAATTAATAAATGAATTATAAGTGATAAGTAAAAAAAGCTAAattaagtgtttggataattttacttataagttataaaaaaattttcttaaataaactaaaataaataattattaaatataattatctaaattgttaaattttaagttagattaacatttaaTTTAATTTAACATTTAATTTGCAAGATCCAAATTTGGACCGATTTCGGTCCAAATTCACCCAATACTGGCCTAAATCTCGGTCCAAATTTTGACCGATGAATAGTGCCGATCTAAACCCTAAAtctcggtccaaatttggaccgagattaaaataatagtttttaatGTATTTCTTTTAGTTTATTACATAAAGTTTTGATTTCGTATATTTATAAATGCAATTAACTGATTTTaggatattattattatttatttaaataataatttaaattaaaaaatatttaaacataattaaataaatatcattGCATTTCTTGAATTGAAATTACGAATACATTCAAACATTAAAATAAAGATTACAACACATAAAACTTAATTCAAATCACGAATACattcaaatattaaaataaaGATTACAACACATAAAACTTAATTTGAAACACAACATATTGCCCGTAACTATTAGAAATAAGGAGGCTCATATTGCGCTTCGAGATGCACTAATTGAGCATTTGTGAGAAGAATATACTAATTCTGAGAATTAGTATTAGTTAACGATGTTTTAAGATTTAATTAATATTTGTACTTTTCTTATTTGAAATATTGTTTTATTAACggttttattataaaaattataactaAATGTGTTTACtatttttcatatatatttgAAGTTTAATTAGAATTCTATTATTCATTTAttaacaattttaaaataaaacaagtaattaataataataataaaatataaagatAATATCTTATATCatacaaaaataatatatttattattataagaccttaaaataattaaataaacattttGAGATTTGGACCGAAATTTAGACCAAACTGTTGGAGTTGGAGAGGGgttcggtccaaatttggaccgaacTCTTGGAGTTGCTCTTAGACTTAATTTATTAGCAAAAAAATGGCTGATATATAAAGTTAAGCGCCCACATGACCAAACTTTAATAATTTTAACAATCGATTGCTTTACGTCAAAACTCACTAACAAACGTTAGCGGCGAGGGGTATAACAGGATTAAAACATTGCAATAGCTATTTTCTGCACTATGGACCTGTATCTATATATTTTATCATATACAGAGAATTCCTAAACCTCAAGAAGATAATAAACACTCAAACTCTTACAAATTACTTGCTTTCAACAAAAAATCATGGCATACAAGTATAATTGTTGAAATTGGGTCGTGGAAAGGATTGCGTGCACGAATGCAAATATTGGTCGTAAGTTTGCTGGGTGTGGTCTAGGCAGTCGTGGCTGTGGTTTTTTGAGGTGGGTGGATGGGTGTGTAAGGTGTAGGAATTGGAAGTGGAGAGGGTGAAATTGGAGGCTAGAAGATGGAAGATTGGCTTTCTATTTTTATTCTTGTTATTATGCTTTATGTTAGTTCGTAATGTGCCTCTGGTTGAAGATGTACAACTAGATGTTTGAATAATGTTATTGCAGATGTGAATACTTGCTTTTGTTAATATGTAGTTATGTGCACTTTATCTATTCTAAAAGATAAACATAATATTAACACA
It contains:
- the LOC141719964 gene encoding putative U-box domain-containing protein 50; this encodes MEDQVEKVYVAIGNDLEDGLGTLEWLLRKWPPYSLHIVIIYSDHSNMGKDHHVLTPFGKLPKSLLNDEKLDGLRKFEMDKTLSKYIAYCAKVKLEILNIDKYDEPLQNIILELISGVRISKLVMGFTFLKSSTWRSRNEMTGPFFIQQKKPDFCEFFVIYGGRSVFLREEGNEGFIEDDQGNLVAKVGKRSSFKGWFGKMFQDNSGTGKSAPCSPSQLTTIDLTNQWEKYVEEIETYINQLLTSNEDEQDGEVANGILYNNLKEDQDIKETMSAEEKVEAMKMKLGRAQEAIKLYRGEAGISVERQKKAEWAISLCIQQAEELEARAKRELVNRTKQMKDLDARKEELHEIRTEVVERKRQLTSKLGLQVKLSNKLTSSASSISNLEGILQNTATKNADVVREIEVLRKQRDIIHRRIEFCIEKNAVASMDDLNFNYKEFTPEEIRVATDNFSPHFTLKSGGKCTNMYMGRIIATTVAIKSMLHLSMDEETFRTKVKLLCEVRHPNIIAVLGVCMQLRCIVFEYVYNGCLRDTLFSSSRSGSKTNQGLNWHARICIAAEICSGLAFLHQAQPRSIFHGNLDPSKILLDRNNVAKIQSSGLVYCTNEFDFKSDIQALGNLILQLLTGRNWAGLVDEDTILTDQLALVALLDETTGDWPLDIATELGRIAVRCLSSDNENYGAGTAMGELNEVRKLADGLLENGGEYDRATTEESGTIPSAFICPIYQDIMKEPYLAADGFSYELEAIQEWLGTGHDTSPMTNLQLKHKHLTPNHTLQFLIQDWHCKTSFPPA